One stretch of Macaca nemestrina isolate mMacNem1 chromosome 17, mMacNem.hap1, whole genome shotgun sequence DNA includes these proteins:
- the LOC139359272 gene encoding uncharacterized protein → MGRSLTYRWLQRVGPNRQAKCASARRQRSSIHSDFHGCLRNQPLKLGKAGALRGARIRRPPGLQRQPPAAPPHPRAPLPRRAHAPSHPIPGPGAPRSRRCLKGPQPDFQVGSASGPGAAGPVRMREARAASGVTAVPTVVLETGPLRLGKAGALRGGAWVSGLRGSCLTSPRGRQERLRTDAGSRNAPARMTKPQAESGGSGASSQPQARPDGVGVRLGGNFWRVGWC, encoded by the exons atgggccgcagcctgacttacAGGTGGCTACAGCGAGTGGGCCCGAACCGGCAGGCCAAATGCGCGTCTGCGAGACGCCAGCGATCCTCCATTCACAGTGATttccacggttgtcttagaaaccagCCCCTGaagcttggcaaagcaggagccctccgtggcg cccggatccggcggccgccggggctgcagcggcagcccccagcggcccccccccacccccgcgcCCCCCTGCCCCGGcgcgcacacgccccctcccaccccatcccgggccccggcgccccgcgcagccgccgttgtttaaaggggccgcagcctgacttccaggtggggagcgcgagtgggcccggcgcggcagggccagtgcgcatgcgcgaggcgcgagcggcctctggcgtcacagcggttcccacggttgtcttagaaaccggccccctgaggcttggcaaagcaggagccctccgtggcggtgcttgggtgtcggggctgcgaggctcctgcctcacctctccacggggtcgacaggaacgtctccggacggacgccgggagtcgcaacgcgccggccaggatgacaaaaccgcaggcggagtccgggggaagcggcgcgtcgtcccagcctcaggcccgcccggacggtgttggg GTGCGGCTTGGAGGAAACTTCTGGAGGGTGGGGTGGTGCTGA